The Bemisia tabaci chromosome 8, PGI_BMITA_v3 genome has a segment encoding these proteins:
- the Fic gene encoding protein adenylyltransferase Fic isoform X1 — protein MVCGPSLPHNHYRFSEQLECLSAKFRLNIRDNGIMLKLTFFLTFIFGILFSIVLHKLSIYLTTDSVRYVPPDTKVFTLIPFESSVHNDILDIAPRPSDVEPSYSEGEAVASLQIALEVWKSGRLDKAKKLFEHAVTLAPKCPDILTYYGEFLEESQNDILAADQLYFKALVQSPNHRRAITNRQRTASLVEEIDRTTLRRIDKKRDHVASIPDSDPALQKAKKESYFQHIYHTVGIEGNSMTLSQTRSIVETRMAIGGKSIAEHNEILGLDAALKYINATLIKRLGKISIDDILEIHQRVLGFVDPIESGAFRRTQVFVGGHIPPTPHHIPPLMEEFAEWLNSDQALRMHPVRYAALAHYKLVHIHPFTDGNGRTSRLLMNMILMQAGYPPVIIPKQERHKYYQMLELANEGDIRPFIRFIAECTEQTLNLFIWATTEFGTTVPALDVDVKTIMGSWVI, from the exons ATGGTTTGTGGCCCTTCGCTGCCACACAATCACTATCGGTTTTCAGAACAACTTGAGTGTTTAAGTGCAAAATTCAGATTGAATATTAGGGATAATGGGATAATGTTGAAACTAACTTTTTTCCTTACGTTTATTTTTGGAATATTATTCTCCATAGTCTTGCACAAGCTATCAATATATCTTACCACTGACTCCGTTCGTTATGTTCCACCTGATACCAAAGTATTCACTTTAATTCCCTTTGAATCATCTGTACACAATGATATTTTGGACATAGCACCTCGACCTTCAGATGTAGAGCCTTCTT attctgaAGGTGAAGCTGTAGCATCGCTGCAAATAGCGttggaagtttggaaatcaggaAGATTGGATAAAGCGAAGAAATTATTTGAGCACGCCGTCACATTAGCGCCCAAATGCCCAGATATTTTAACTTATTATGGAGAGTTCCTTGAAGAGAGTCAAAATGACATCTTAGCTGCTGACCAGTTGTACTTCAAG GCATTGGTCCAAAGTCCAAATCATCGGAGGGCAATCACAAACAGGCAACGCACAGCATCTTTGGTTGAGGAAATTGACAGGACAACGTtaagaaggatcgataaaaaaagGGATCATGTTGCAAGCATACCAGACTCTGATCCAGCTTTACAAAAAGCTAAGAAAGAATCCTACTTCCAG CACATTTACCACACAGTCGGAATTGAAGGAAACTCAATGACTTTATCCCAAACGAGATCAATCGTGGAGACAAGGATGGCAATCGGTGGAAAAAGCATAGCTGAGCATAATGAGATTTTGGGACTGGATGCTGCATTGAAGTACATTAATGCAACTTTGATCAAAAG ACTTGGTAAAATTTCCATCGACGACATTTTAGAAATTCATCAACGAGTCTTGGGGTTTGTTGATCCAATCGAGAGTGGCGCTTTCCGTCGCACGCAAGTTTTTGTCGGTGGTCACATCCCGCCGACTCCCCATCACATCCCTCCTTTGATGGAAGAGTTTGCTGAATGGCTCAACTCGGACCAGGCTCTAAGAATGCATCCAGTGCGGTATGCTGCTTTAGCACATTACAAACTAGTTCATATTCATCCCTTCACAGATGGGAACGGACGAACTTCCAGACTACTTATGAATATGATATTGATGCAAGCTGGTTATCCACCGGTGATCATCCCGAAACAAGAACGGCACAA GTATTACCAAATGCTAGAACTGGCGAACGAAGGTGACATCAGGCCATTCATAAGGTTCATCGCTGAGTGCACAGAGCAGACTCTAAATCTATTCATTTGGGCGACCACTGAATTTGGCACAACAGTTCCAGCGCTAGACGTTGACGTAAAAACTATCATGG GTTCTTGGGTCATCTGA
- the Fic gene encoding protein adenylyltransferase Fic isoform X2: protein MVCGPSLPHNHYRFSEQLECLSAKFRLNIRDNGIMLKLTFFLTFIFGILFSIVLHKLSIYLTTDSVRYVPPDTKVFTLIPFESSVHNDILDIAPRPSDVEPSYSEGEAVASLQIALEVWKSGRLDKAKKLFEHAVTLAPKCPDILTYYGEFLEESQNDILAADQLYFKALVQSPNHRRAITNRQRTASLVEEIDRTTLRRIDKKRDHVASIPDSDPALQKAKKESYFQHIYHTVGIEGNSMTLSQTRSIVETRMAIGGKSIAEHNEILGLDAALKYINATLIKRLGKISIDDILEIHQRVLGFVDPIESGAFRRTQVFVGGHIPPTPHHIPPLMEEFAEWLNSDQALRMHPVRYAALAHYKLVHIHPFTDGNGRTSRLLMNMILMQAGYPPVIIPKQERHKYYQMLELANEGDIRPFIRFIAECTEQTLNLFIWATTEFGTTVPALDVDVKTIMGTLC, encoded by the exons ATGGTTTGTGGCCCTTCGCTGCCACACAATCACTATCGGTTTTCAGAACAACTTGAGTGTTTAAGTGCAAAATTCAGATTGAATATTAGGGATAATGGGATAATGTTGAAACTAACTTTTTTCCTTACGTTTATTTTTGGAATATTATTCTCCATAGTCTTGCACAAGCTATCAATATATCTTACCACTGACTCCGTTCGTTATGTTCCACCTGATACCAAAGTATTCACTTTAATTCCCTTTGAATCATCTGTACACAATGATATTTTGGACATAGCACCTCGACCTTCAGATGTAGAGCCTTCTT attctgaAGGTGAAGCTGTAGCATCGCTGCAAATAGCGttggaagtttggaaatcaggaAGATTGGATAAAGCGAAGAAATTATTTGAGCACGCCGTCACATTAGCGCCCAAATGCCCAGATATTTTAACTTATTATGGAGAGTTCCTTGAAGAGAGTCAAAATGACATCTTAGCTGCTGACCAGTTGTACTTCAAG GCATTGGTCCAAAGTCCAAATCATCGGAGGGCAATCACAAACAGGCAACGCACAGCATCTTTGGTTGAGGAAATTGACAGGACAACGTtaagaaggatcgataaaaaaagGGATCATGTTGCAAGCATACCAGACTCTGATCCAGCTTTACAAAAAGCTAAGAAAGAATCCTACTTCCAG CACATTTACCACACAGTCGGAATTGAAGGAAACTCAATGACTTTATCCCAAACGAGATCAATCGTGGAGACAAGGATGGCAATCGGTGGAAAAAGCATAGCTGAGCATAATGAGATTTTGGGACTGGATGCTGCATTGAAGTACATTAATGCAACTTTGATCAAAAG ACTTGGTAAAATTTCCATCGACGACATTTTAGAAATTCATCAACGAGTCTTGGGGTTTGTTGATCCAATCGAGAGTGGCGCTTTCCGTCGCACGCAAGTTTTTGTCGGTGGTCACATCCCGCCGACTCCCCATCACATCCCTCCTTTGATGGAAGAGTTTGCTGAATGGCTCAACTCGGACCAGGCTCTAAGAATGCATCCAGTGCGGTATGCTGCTTTAGCACATTACAAACTAGTTCATATTCATCCCTTCACAGATGGGAACGGACGAACTTCCAGACTACTTATGAATATGATATTGATGCAAGCTGGTTATCCACCGGTGATCATCCCGAAACAAGAACGGCACAA GTATTACCAAATGCTAGAACTGGCGAACGAAGGTGACATCAGGCCATTCATAAGGTTCATCGCTGAGTGCACAGAGCAGACTCTAAATCTATTCATTTGGGCGACCACTGAATTTGGCACAACAGTTCCAGCGCTAGACGTTGACGTAAAAACTATCATGG GAACCCTCTGTTGA